Proteins from one Oscillatoria nigro-viridis PCC 7112 genomic window:
- a CDS encoding ABC transporter permease subunit: MSNKIIKAIKSSGILGAIASLTVLLFGGWSGTVIGWLMGTAAGFISCRAQKVYSPKMGAVIGSLAGLGLGVWLLVASVIEGVLIRPLSGQPAVALPTTLLYGICSLTIAILTATLMGALQGLQGERQRLATLVTLAFILILFPFIDIQAQTGWIATVVQIQIFIMLALGLNITVGFAGLLDLGYAAFFAIGAYTTALLSSGQLNIAWNFWVVLPIAAGVAAIAGVILGIPTLRLRGDYLAIVTLGFGEIIPVVFRNLTAIRIDEPVSKIVASLLGKPELVLCLVGCDRPFNLTGGEAGINPIGRPSLPIVGTFSTGNYFPWYYLILLLVVFAYFMISRLRDSRLGRAWNAMREDELAASAMGINLVKTKLSAFAMGATFSGFAGAFYAAYISAIFPSVFDFSVSVIILCMVILGGLGNMTGVILGAIIIMSADRLYLPQLAQVLKGFLNTFVLPRIAIPQLQDFLATSLDPIQMRLFLFGLTLVVMMIVRPEGLIPDKIHQAELHSDAEASNESLADARSQ, encoded by the coding sequence ATGTCAAACAAGATAATTAAAGCAATTAAATCGAGCGGTATTTTAGGGGCGATCGCCTCTTTGACTGTTTTGTTATTCGGCGGTTGGAGTGGCACCGTAATCGGCTGGCTAATGGGTACCGCGGCTGGCTTTATTAGCTGTCGAGCTCAGAAGGTTTACAGCCCGAAAATGGGTGCTGTGATCGGCAGTTTAGCGGGTTTGGGATTGGGAGTTTGGCTGTTAGTTGCGAGTGTGATAGAAGGGGTTTTGATTAGACCTTTGTCTGGTCAACCTGCTGTTGCTTTGCCGACGACGCTGCTGTACGGGATTTGCAGTTTGACGATCGCAATTTTGACAGCTACGTTAATGGGTGCTTTGCAGGGTTTGCAGGGAGAACGCCAGCGGCTGGCAACTCTGGTGACATTAGCTTTTATTCTAATTCTGTTTCCCTTTATCGACATTCAGGCTCAAACCGGCTGGATTGCTACTGTAGTACAGATTCAAATCTTTATTATGTTGGCGCTGGGTTTGAATATTACTGTGGGTTTTGCGGGTTTGTTGGATTTGGGATATGCGGCGTTTTTTGCGATCGGCGCTTACACTACGGCTTTGCTATCTTCTGGACAGTTAAATATTGCTTGGAACTTTTGGGTGGTACTGCCGATCGCGGCCGGTGTAGCTGCGATCGCGGGCGTAATCCTCGGTATTCCGACACTGCGGCTCAGGGGCGATTATTTGGCGATCGTTACCCTCGGTTTTGGCGAAATTATCCCGGTTGTCTTTAGGAATTTAACGGCGATTCGGATTGACGAACCAGTCTCGAAGATTGTTGCTTCCCTGCTGGGGAAACCCGAGTTGGTGCTGTGTCTGGTTGGGTGCGATCGACCTTTTAACCTCACCGGCGGCGAAGCGGGCATAAACCCGATCGGGCGTCCATCTCTCCCCATCGTCGGCACTTTCAGCACCGGCAACTACTTTCCCTGGTACTACCTAATTTTGCTGCTAGTTGTCTTTGCTTACTTCATGATTTCGCGGCTGCGAGATTCCCGCTTGGGGAGGGCATGGAATGCCATGCGCGAAGATGAATTAGCCGCGAGTGCGATGGGCATTAACCTAGTCAAAACCAAACTTTCGGCTTTTGCGATGGGAGCGACGTTTTCGGGCTTTGCAGGTGCATTTTACGCCGCCTATATCAGCGCAATTTTTCCCAGCGTTTTCGATTTCTCGGTGTCGGTAATCATCCTGTGTATGGTGATTTTAGGCGGTTTGGGCAACATGACCGGGGTGATTTTGGGCGCTATCATTATCATGTCTGCCGATCGGCTTTATCTGCCACAATTAGCGCAAGTCCTCAAGGGTTTTCTGAATACTTTTGTACTCCCCAGGATTGCAATTCCCCAGTTACAAGACTTTCTGGCAACCAGTTTAGACCCGATTCAAATGCGCTTATTTCTCTTCGGCTTAACTCTTGTTGTCATGATGATCGTGCGGCCGGAGGGGCTGATTCCTGATAAGATCCACCAAGCTGAACTGCATTCTGATGCTGAAGCGAGCAATGAGTCTTTAGCAGATGCGAGAAGTCAATAA
- a CDS encoding Uma2 family endonuclease, protein MVQAPQKTITLDEFLQLPETKPASEYIKGAIVQKPMPQGKHSKLQGRLVTVTNDIAEKPQIALALPELRCTFGGRSIVPDVAIFVWNRIPLDADGEIANTFNAPPDWTIEILSPAQSQTKITNNILHCLNAGCQMGWLLDPDEKNILAYPARQQPISLQDPTDILPMPNFMPERQLTLGEVFGWLKPGNV, encoded by the coding sequence ATGGTACAAGCACCTCAAAAAACTATCACCCTCGACGAGTTTTTGCAACTCCCAGAAACCAAACCCGCTAGCGAATACATCAAAGGTGCGATCGTCCAAAAACCAATGCCACAAGGAAAACACAGCAAACTACAAGGCAGACTCGTAACAGTCACCAACGACATCGCAGAGAAACCGCAAATTGCCCTAGCCCTACCAGAACTTCGCTGCACCTTTGGCGGACGTTCTATTGTTCCCGATGTCGCGATTTTTGTTTGGAATCGCATTCCCCTAGACGCTGACGGCGAAATTGCCAATACATTTAATGCTCCCCCAGACTGGACAATAGAAATATTGTCCCCAGCCCAAAGCCAAACCAAAATCACAAACAATATTTTGCACTGTTTGAATGCCGGTTGTCAGATGGGTTGGTTGCTCGATCCCGATGAAAAAAACATTTTAGCCTATCCCGCAAGGCAGCAGCCTATTTCCTTGCAAGACCCAACAGATATACTTCCGATGCCCAATTTTATGCCGGAAAGGCAGTTGACTTTAGGCGAAGTTTTTGGCTGGCTCAAACCAGGGAATGTTTGA
- a CDS encoding tetratricopeptide repeat protein — translation MNQAEDLVQAKKYDEAIAIFEQMLRDFPQSAKVWSKYGQTLALPEVDRDEEAYISFEKARQIDPNDKKVLSRYCKFLQDPNRFNRSKELLSIIYEDLLQLEPYNVVTLTGYGKALVKEGEYEKEKGEYEKAQVKYEKAIGILESALKREPGNKITLNVYAEALIKNENYTKAFDILERLLVIEPSNNTTVRTYANALASNGQFEKAWHFFDKSLQNKPDDAVTLSRYANALASNGQFEKAWHFFDKSLQNKPDDAVTLSRYANALASNGQFEKAWHFFDKSLQIEPNAPITLNLYATALASNGQHEKALEFLERSIQIEPNAPITLSRYATALTSNGQHEKALQYFERSLQLEPNAPITLSRYATALTSNGQHEKALQYFERSLQLEPNNPITLSRYATALASSGQHEKLVQILERSLQLEPNDPITLNLYANALASTGQHEKALQYFELSLQLEPNAPITLSRYATALASTGQYEKALQYFELSLQLEPNAPITLSRYANALASNGHPDQALQFFERSIQIEPNHPRTLSCYAHTLATTGQYEKALQYFELSLQIKPQNARTLSSYLDFQYALVLEKVGKHQEAIDQLKAIKIEALTPYQANVIRVNLGRLYYQIKQPEKGNEYFEAAIANSDDKDRTDDKEITLLYISRSILATKPYSERAVELLRQIKEDSPRYAQALEMLTLNLSEEGYFEMFKTDTQIGLSDTEMLNRAMYHKIANEISILKGIAYRILRRSEREDPLLSGIIQDIEDVFAEVDRRRVVQKSEIETIPHDDYCRILAVISKTAHDISDFVNNQLAVIESKTRRAMRKLQPSDAHYSQFEKLLTQLELTQIALSDLKAINEGITIKNHRFKVKKLFEKWETMPQIDRAQILLDIHNGDSEFNGDEEKIKSALNELVENSLKHNSNQQNLTIRITSQDVINPPEIRGRTMPGEQKYLFIELVDNGEGVPEDKKDWIFQPLRTTSQEGKGSGLGLFIIRKTLTKMNGHIRETGYNGAQFEIYIPYK, via the coding sequence ATGAATCAGGCAGAAGACCTCGTACAAGCAAAGAAGTATGACGAGGCGATCGCTATCTTCGAGCAGATGCTGAGAGATTTTCCTCAGAGTGCTAAGGTATGGAGCAAATATGGTCAAACTCTAGCTCTACCAGAGGTAGATCGAGATGAAGAAGCCTATATTTCATTTGAAAAAGCACGTCAAATTGATCCTAATGATAAAAAAGTTTTGAGTAGGTACTGTAAATTCCTGCAAGATCCAAATAGGTTTAATAGGTCTAAGGAGCTTCTAAGTATAATATATGAAGATTTACTTCAACTTGAACCTTATAATGTTGTTACACTAACGGGTTATGGAAAAGCTTTGGTTAAAGAAGGAGAATATGAAAAAGAGAAAGGAGAATATGAAAAAGCCCAAGTAAAATATGAAAAAGCTATTGGTATTCTTGAAAGTGCGCTTAAAAGGGAACCCGGTAATAAAATTACTTTAAATGTTTATGCCGAGGCCTTGATTAAAAATGAAAATTATACAAAAGCATTTGATATATTGGAAAGGTTATTAGTGATAGAACCTAGTAATAATACAACTGTCCGCACGTATGCTAATGCTTTGGCTTCAAATGGTCAGTTCGAGAAAGCTTGGCATTTTTTTGATAAATCGCTACAGAATAAACCTGATGATGCAGTAACCCTTAGTCGGTATGCTAATGCTTTGGCTTCAAATGGTCAGTTCGAGAAAGCTTGGCATTTTTTTGATAAATCGCTACAGAATAAACCTGATGATGCAGTAACCCTTAGTCGGTATGCTAATGCTTTGGCTTCAAATGGTCAGTTCGAGAAAGCTTGGCATTTTTTTGATAAATCGCTACAGATTGAACCTAATGCTCCGATAACACTTAATCTGTATGCTACTGCTTTAGCTTCAAATGGTCAGCATGAGAAGGCTTTGGAATTCTTGGAGCGCTCGATACAGATTGAACCTAATGCTCCGATAACACTTAGTCGGTATGCTACTGCTTTGACTTCAAATGGTCAGCATGAGAAGGCTTTACAATACTTTGAGCGCTCGCTACAGCTTGAACCTAATGCTCCGATAACACTTAGTCGGTATGCTACTGCTTTGACTTCAAATGGTCAGCATGAGAAGGCTTTACAATACTTTGAGCGCTCGCTACAGCTTGAACCTAATAATCCGATAACACTTAGTCGGTATGCTACTGCTTTGGCTTCAAGTGGTCAGCATGAGAAGCTTGTTCAAATCTTAGAGCGCTCGCTACAGCTTGAACCTAATGATCCGATAACACTTAATCTGTATGCTAATGCTTTAGCTTCTACGGGTCAGCATGAGAAGGCTTTACAATACTTTGAGCTATCGCTACAGCTTGAACCCAATGCTCCGATAACACTTAGTCGGTATGCTACTGCTTTAGCTTCTACGGGTCAGTATGAGAAGGCTTTACAATACTTTGAGCTATCGCTACAGCTTGAACCTAATGCTCCGATAACACTTAGTCGGTATGCTAATGCTTTGGCTTCAAATGGTCATCCCGATCAAGCTTTGCAGTTTTTTGAGCGATCGATACAGATTGAACCTAATCATCCAAGAACGTTGAGTTGTTATGCCCATACTTTAGCTACAACTGGTCAATATGAGAAGGCTTTACAATACTTTGAGCTATCCCTTCAAATTAAGCCTCAAAATGCTAGGACGCTCAGCAGTTATCTTGATTTTCAATATGCTCTGGTATTAGAGAAAGTAGGTAAACATCAAGAGGCAATCGACCAATTAAAAGCTATCAAAATCGAAGCTCTTACTCCATACCAAGCTAATGTAATTCGAGTTAACTTAGGTAGGCTATACTACCAAATTAAGCAACCAGAGAAAGGTAACGAATACTTCGAGGCAGCCATCGCCAATTCGGATGACAAAGACAGAACCGATGATAAAGAGATAACCCTGCTATACATTTCCCGAAGTATTCTTGCCACCAAGCCTTATAGCGAAAGAGCAGTTGAACTGCTGCGACAGATTAAAGAAGATTCTCCACGCTATGCTCAGGCACTGGAGATGCTAACTTTAAATCTCAGTGAGGAAGGCTATTTTGAGATGTTCAAAACTGACACCCAAATAGGGTTGAGTGACACCGAAATGCTCAACAGGGCGATGTATCACAAAATTGCCAATGAGATCAGCATCCTCAAAGGAATTGCCTATAGAATTTTGCGCCGTTCCGAACGGGAAGATCCCTTGCTAAGTGGCATCATTCAAGATATTGAGGATGTTTTTGCAGAGGTAGATAGACGACGGGTAGTGCAAAAGTCTGAAATTGAAACTATTCCTCACGATGACTATTGCCGCATTCTGGCAGTCATTTCTAAAACAGCCCATGACATCTCTGATTTCGTCAATAATCAGCTTGCTGTCATTGAATCTAAGACACGACGAGCAATGCGGAAATTGCAACCAAGTGATGCTCACTATTCCCAATTTGAAAAGTTACTGACGCAACTAGAACTCACCCAAATTGCCCTCAGTGACTTAAAAGCAATTAACGAAGGTATTACCATCAAAAATCATCGCTTTAAGGTGAAAAAGCTATTTGAAAAATGGGAAACAATGCCTCAAATTGATCGGGCTCAGATTCTTCTAGACATTCACAACGGTGATTCTGAATTTAATGGAGATGAAGAAAAAATTAAAAGTGCCTTAAATGAACTTGTAGAAAATTCCCTTAAACATAATTCAAATCAACAGAATCTAACCATTCGCATCACTTCTCAAGATGTCATAAATCCACCAGAAATCAGAGGAAGAACGATGCCGGGTGAGCAAAAATATCTGTTCATTGAGCTTGTTGATAATGGAGAAGGGGTTCCAGAAGATAAGAAAGACTGGATTTTTCAACCTCTAAGAACTACCTCTCAGGAAGGAAAAGGGAGTGGCTTAGGGCTATTCATTATTCGTAAAACCTTGACCAAGATGAATGGGCACATCCGTGAAACTGGGTATAATGGAGCCCAATTTGAAATTTATATTCCCTATAAGTAG
- a CDS encoding RNA-binding domain-containing protein has product MQTEDVHLLVVEDNPRFLSELLEWLKEFGYQQIETATSATQAKEKLNTPFDVIIADMRMEEDDSGFAVVNEVKARNLSSVVIILTANDTVTDCRTAFKMEAWDYISKNMQGNIFDILHESIQDAIAYFNRWGNVQNEQWITENLETLEQTYFGQYIAVINKTVIDAADTEESLKQRIEDRQLRRFLTTIRKIGDQRPISELITLPESPRLEYKSTLQWDVKQNCKNEDLRINVLKTIAAFLNSEGGTLIIGVEDNGNIFGLEKDLSLLSQKSLDQFEQTIIHLVGDSMGNSFTQLLKTRFEIIEGKNVCAIEAKKSTKPVFVKSKKGREFYIRAGNTSKSLDIQEFYNHL; this is encoded by the coding sequence ATGCAAACCGAAGACGTTCATTTGTTGGTGGTAGAGGACAACCCCCGTTTTTTAAGTGAGTTGCTCGAATGGTTGAAAGAGTTTGGTTATCAGCAGATTGAAACCGCAACGAGTGCAACCCAGGCAAAGGAAAAGTTGAACACTCCCTTCGATGTGATTATTGCAGATATGCGAATGGAGGAGGACGACAGTGGCTTTGCTGTTGTCAATGAGGTGAAAGCTCGAAATCTTTCTTCTGTAGTCATTATTTTGACAGCAAACGATACAGTGACCGATTGTCGAACTGCCTTCAAAATGGAGGCGTGGGACTACATTTCCAAAAATATGCAAGGTAATATTTTTGATATTTTACATGAGTCGATTCAAGATGCGATCGCGTATTTCAACCGTTGGGGCAATGTCCAAAACGAACAGTGGATCACCGAGAATCTGGAAACACTGGAACAAACTTATTTTGGTCAATATATTGCTGTGATCAACAAAACAGTCATTGATGCAGCAGATACAGAGGAATCCTTAAAGCAACGAATTGAAGACAGGCAACTCCGCAGATTTTTAACCACAATCCGAAAAATTGGCGATCAGCGTCCTATTTCTGAGCTGATAACGTTGCCTGAAAGTCCTCGGTTAGAATACAAAAGCACTCTTCAATGGGATGTCAAACAAAACTGTAAAAACGAGGATCTTAGGATAAATGTTTTGAAAACTATTGCTGCCTTCCTAAACAGTGAAGGAGGAACATTAATTATTGGTGTTGAAGATAACGGCAATATTTTTGGCTTAGAAAAAGATTTATCCTTACTTTCCCAAAAGAGTCTGGATCAGTTTGAGCAGACAATCATACACTTAGTCGGCGATTCCATGGGTAATAGCTTTACACAGTTGCTCAAAACTCGCTTTGAAATCATTGAAGGTAAAAATGTTTGCGCGATCGAGGCAAAAAAGTCAACCAAACCAGTTTTTGTCAAGAGCAAAAAAGGTCGGGAATTTTATATTCGAGCAGGTAATACATCAAAATCTCTTGATATCCAAGAATTCTACAATCACCTCTAA
- a CDS encoding branched-chain amino acid ABC transporter permease, which yields MGVRECAQDGIINQKEEGSSATDVTDVTDIGKKEVGRRDNKKLCLFPSPSNVPCPIPNSQFPIPNSQFPIPNSQLLKNMKNWKSILLYLGVVYIVLLLGPIAGFDLPKIVGEIVSNPEVFIQQLLVGLVNGALIAIIALGYTMVYGIIELINFAHGDLYMLGAFASLTVFGAFGIQDGASLGTAIPVMLVALIVCSVFCAGLNIVVEKYAYRPLRNAPRLAPLISAIGVSFIFQNMGLFWGGLKAFIPVMGSNSAAPKSFPDLLPRVDILKALGIQTSIVFTTKDLIVLVVAVVLMVLLHVFVQYTRLGKAMRATAQSRDAAKIMGINVDQIIALTFLIGGALAGSAGILVGLYNNTIVFTMGFTAGLRAFTAAVLGGIGNIVGAMLGGVLIGLLSSLSDQYLSSRWTNAWVFGVLVVILAFRPGGLLGENVQEKV from the coding sequence GTGGGAGTTCGTGAATGCGCTCAAGACGGAATAATTAATCAGAAGGAAGAGGGAAGTTCGGCAACGGATGTAACCGATGTAACGGATATCGGGAAGAAGGAAGTAGGAAGAAGGGATAATAAAAAATTATGCCTTTTTCCTTCTCCCTCCAATGTCCCATGCCCAATTCCCAATTCCCAATTCCCAATTCCCAATTCCCAATTCCCAATTCCCAATTCCCAATTACTCAAAAACATGAAGAACTGGAAAAGTATTCTCTTATATCTAGGTGTAGTTTATATAGTTTTGCTATTAGGCCCGATCGCCGGATTTGATTTGCCAAAAATCGTTGGAGAAATAGTCAGCAATCCTGAAGTTTTTATCCAACAATTATTAGTTGGTCTTGTCAACGGCGCGCTGATTGCAATTATTGCTTTGGGTTACACTATGGTTTATGGCATTATTGAGTTAATCAATTTTGCTCATGGCGATTTGTATATGTTGGGCGCTTTTGCTTCCCTAACCGTGTTCGGGGCTTTTGGCATTCAAGACGGCGCATCTTTAGGTACTGCTATACCGGTGATGTTAGTCGCTTTAATTGTATGTTCGGTGTTTTGTGCTGGGCTGAATATTGTTGTGGAAAAGTATGCTTATCGACCTTTGCGAAATGCTCCTCGTTTGGCTCCTTTAATTTCAGCGATTGGAGTTTCTTTTATTTTCCAAAATATGGGTTTATTTTGGGGAGGATTGAAAGCTTTTATTCCGGTGATGGGTTCTAATTCTGCTGCGCCGAAAAGTTTTCCCGATTTGTTACCGCGAGTTGATATTCTCAAAGCTTTGGGAATTCAAACGAGTATTGTATTTACGACGAAAGATTTAATTGTGTTGGTGGTGGCGGTTGTATTGATGGTTTTGCTTCATGTGTTTGTGCAATACACTCGTCTGGGAAAGGCGATGCGGGCAACGGCTCAAAGCCGCGATGCTGCTAAAATTATGGGAATTAATGTGGATCAGATTATTGCTCTGACTTTTTTGATTGGGGGAGCTTTGGCTGGTTCGGCTGGGATTCTGGTTGGTCTGTACAACAATACTATTGTTTTTACGATGGGGTTTACAGCGGGTTTGAGGGCTTTTACTGCGGCGGTTTTGGGGGGAATTGGCAATATTGTCGGGGCGATGTTAGGAGGGGTTTTGATTGGGTTGCTGTCGTCTTTGAGCGATCAGTATTTGTCGAGTCGCTGGACTAATGCTTGGGTGTTTGGGGTTTTGGTGGTGATTTTGGCTTTTAGACCTGGGGGTTTGTTGGGCGAGAATGTTCAGGAGAAGGTTTGA
- a CDS encoding branched-chain amino acid ABC transporter substrate-binding protein produces the protein MNFSKKSGGKSATSPTINSTQNLGAAGLRKLLFAAGIASLCASCQNPPAPTATTPGGSPGTSPAATPVAVSSPGDPNTVKIVSMLPMTGSALGQAQTMVNGIQQALAETNSKACDGKIQVQYEVYDDATAAAGKWDPAQVTSNSNKAVADGSVVAVIGHYNSGAAKLSIPVLNQANIVMISPANTYPGLTKPGKGEAKEPNVYYPAGTRNFTRVVPADDLQGAVAGNWAKSLGVQRVYILDDQELYGKGIADVFEATAKKLGIQVLGREGIDIKASDYKALMNKIKALNPDMIYFGGTTQSNAGQIIKDMRNVGMAADAVKFMGPDGIKEQALIDAAGKDAEGIYATFGGLPPQELTGAGAKWYESYKAKYNAEPEAYAAYAYEAAKVAIGAINKVCKNDRAAIREAVLATKDFNGVLGTWSFDTNGDTSLTTMSGNVVKGGKWEFVNALKTE, from the coding sequence ATGAACTTTTCCAAGAAGTCAGGGGGCAAAAGTGCCACATCCCCAACAATCAACTCAACACAGAATCTCGGCGCCGCAGGATTGCGGAAATTACTTTTTGCCGCCGGAATAGCCTCTCTGTGCGCTAGCTGTCAAAATCCTCCAGCACCCACCGCCACAACTCCCGGAGGCAGCCCCGGAACCAGTCCCGCAGCCACTCCCGTCGCAGTCAGCAGCCCCGGAGACCCAAATACTGTCAAAATTGTCTCCATGCTGCCCATGACAGGCAGCGCCTTGGGTCAAGCTCAAACAATGGTCAACGGCATCCAACAAGCCCTCGCCGAAACCAACTCGAAAGCTTGCGACGGCAAAATCCAAGTCCAATACGAAGTTTACGATGACGCCACCGCCGCCGCCGGCAAATGGGACCCGGCCCAAGTAACGTCAAACTCAAACAAAGCCGTCGCTGACGGTTCGGTAGTTGCCGTCATCGGTCACTATAACTCCGGTGCCGCCAAACTTTCCATTCCCGTGCTCAACCAAGCTAACATCGTCATGATCAGTCCGGCCAACACTTATCCGGGACTGACTAAACCAGGAAAAGGCGAAGCCAAAGAACCTAACGTTTATTATCCCGCTGGCACTCGTAATTTCACCCGCGTTGTCCCCGCTGACGACCTTCAAGGGGCTGTAGCTGGCAACTGGGCGAAATCTTTGGGCGTGCAAAGAGTCTACATTCTCGACGACCAAGAACTCTACGGCAAAGGCATCGCTGATGTTTTTGAAGCCACGGCTAAAAAGTTGGGAATTCAAGTCCTCGGAAGAGAGGGAATTGATATTAAAGCTAGCGACTATAAGGCGTTAATGAATAAGATCAAAGCTTTAAATCCCGACATGATTTACTTCGGTGGCACTACTCAAAGCAATGCCGGACAAATAATTAAAGACATGAGAAATGTCGGGATGGCGGCTGATGCAGTTAAGTTCATGGGGCCCGACGGCATTAAAGAGCAAGCTTTAATTGACGCGGCGGGCAAAGATGCCGAAGGAATTTACGCTACTTTTGGCGGCTTGCCTCCTCAAGAATTGACTGGTGCGGGCGCGAAGTGGTACGAAAGTTACAAGGCAAAATATAATGCTGAACCGGAAGCTTATGCAGCTTACGCCTATGAAGCTGCTAAAGTTGCGATCGGCGCAATTAATAAAGTTTGCAAAAATGACCGCGCTGCTATCCGCGAAGCTGTCTTGGCAACTAAAGATTTTAACGGGGTACTCGGCACTTGGAGTTTTGACACCAACGGCGACACGAGCTTGACTACAATGTCAGGCAATGTTGTTAAAGGTGGCAAGTGGGAGTTCGTGAATGCGCTCAAGACGGAATAA
- a CDS encoding type II toxin-antitoxin system TacA family antitoxin encodes MHPPASEESASQTRDVTINIRAKPNQRALIDRAAQLQGKSRSEFMLESAYQKAQDVLLDRCFFGLDEIKFKQFLALLDAPPTPNQKLNALLKTKSPWD; translated from the coding sequence ATGCACCCGCCAGCATCTGAAGAATCAGCCAGCCAGACCCGTGATGTGACAATCAACATTCGAGCTAAGCCGAATCAACGCGCTCTCATCGATCGCGCGGCCCAATTACAGGGAAAGAGCCGATCGGAGTTCATGCTTGAATCAGCTTACCAAAAAGCTCAAGATGTTCTTCTAGACCGCTGTTTTTTTGGGTTAGATGAAATTAAATTTAAGCAGTTTTTGGCGCTGCTGGATGCACCGCCGACGCCAAATCAGAAGCTAAACGCATTACTAAAAACAAAATCTCCGTGGGATTAG
- a CDS encoding GNAT family N-acetyltransferase yields the protein MGLDRDLDQLCPPEKLNSLHQIETFDSGNSQLDEWLKRRALKNESEGASRTYVLCDRQAVIAYYCLANGAIAKTAATGKVRRNMPDPIPVMVIGRLAVDRDWQGLGIGRALLRDAILRTLQAAEIAGIRAILVHAISEDAKQFYQKCGFTVSPIDPMTLMVKISDAIASLELK from the coding sequence GTGGGATTAGATCGAGATTTAGACCAACTCTGCCCGCCGGAAAAACTGAACTCGTTACATCAAATTGAGACCTTTGATTCAGGCAACAGTCAGTTAGATGAATGGCTCAAGCGCCGCGCTCTGAAAAATGAGTCAGAGGGCGCTTCACGGACTTATGTTTTGTGCGATCGTCAAGCAGTCATTGCGTACTATTGTCTTGCAAATGGAGCAATAGCAAAAACTGCTGCAACGGGTAAAGTCCGGCGCAATATGCCCGATCCGATTCCTGTTATGGTGATTGGACGGCTTGCAGTCGATCGGGATTGGCAAGGCCTCGGCATCGGACGCGCTTTGCTGCGGGATGCAATTCTTCGCACTTTGCAAGCTGCTGAGATTGCAGGGATACGGGCAATTCTCGTACACGCTATTTCGGAAGATGCGAAGCAGTTTTATCAGAAGTGCGGGTTTACTGTTTCGCCGATCGATCCAATGACACTCATGGTGAAAATTAGCGATGCCATTGCTTCACTTGAGCTAAAGTGA
- a CDS encoding NAD-dependent epimerase/dehydratase family protein, producing MRILVAGATGAIGRPLIAQLHSAGHDVVALTRTPEKARILAEQGVEPAIADVFDAGALKAAVIRAQPEVVIEQLTSLPKTYTPETMQAAAALNDRIRLEGGANVLAAAQAAGVRRYIRQSIAFLATPGTGLADEETPLALDASPAVADGTRKLNEIERRLLGNPTLEGIVLRYGFFYGPGTWYATDGDVASQVRQQQFPIVGNGEGVWSWVHIEDAAFATVAAVDRGNPGIYLIADDRPLEVRVWLPAYAQWLNAPPPPQVSVEDALRISGADAVYYGTQLRGVSNAKAKRELNFQPRSLEWLVKTSVEEGQLTI from the coding sequence ATGAGAATTTTGGTTGCAGGTGCAACGGGGGCGATCGGTCGTCCGCTGATCGCCCAATTGCACAGCGCAGGACATGATGTAGTTGCATTGACTCGCACTCCAGAAAAAGCGCGGATTTTAGCTGAACAAGGCGTGGAACCGGCGATCGCAGATGTGTTTGATGCAGGTGCTCTCAAAGCTGCTGTGATTCGCGCTCAACCGGAAGTTGTAATCGAACAACTCACCTCTCTGCCTAAAACCTACACCCCTGAGACAATGCAGGCGGCAGCAGCACTCAACGATCGCATCCGTCTCGAAGGAGGTGCAAATGTCCTAGCTGCAGCGCAAGCGGCTGGCGTGCGTCGTTACATCAGGCAGTCGATCGCATTTTTGGCAACTCCGGGTACAGGATTGGCCGATGAAGAAACACCCCTAGCCTTAGATGCTTCGCCCGCAGTTGCAGACGGAACCCGCAAGCTGAATGAGATTGAACGTCGCTTGCTAGGGAACCCCACTTTAGAAGGAATTGTCCTGCGCTATGGCTTCTTCTACGGGCCCGGCACTTGGTACGCAACCGATGGAGACGTTGCCTCACAGGTGCGGCAGCAACAATTCCCGATCGTCGGAAATGGCGAAGGTGTATGGTCTTGGGTTCACATTGAGGATGCGGCCTTCGCGACGGTGGCGGCAGTCGATCGGGGAAATCCCGGTATTTACCTAATTGCGGACGATCGGCCCTTAGAGGTGCGCGTGTGGCTTCCTGCTTATGCCCAGTGGCTCAATGCTCCACCGCCACCGCAGGTATCTGTTGAGGATGCTCTGCGAATCAGCGGTGCAGATGCTGTCTACTACGGCACCCAGTTACGAGGTGTATCCAATGCTAAGGCAAAACGCGAACTAAATTTTCAACCGCGATCGTTGGAATGGCTTGTTAAAACTTCCGTTGAAGAGGGCCAACTGACAATTTAA